One segment of Salvelinus alpinus chromosome 1, SLU_Salpinus.1, whole genome shotgun sequence DNA contains the following:
- the LOC139546938 gene encoding serine-rich adhesin for platelets-like isoform X1 codes for MSDDSKNVKWEDHPDDQNKVVENMKEETETHETNKNRTGGKAKRKSSGRAKKTSVEEDSSIGAESSQTPGCGFWERGSIIEQLEKEAQRTLMPSLKIGTCCAPILLSFLRSLTDDQWRVIQHGMKNNLTFEQLSMLCLKIVKVVTQTALRILLPALARIMGVNLRSGATSPESQCSLTGSEDSLGSLDEREKRLLISEMNYWTKERRRNGSAGCRQKSTRRTSSSCWSPKRSQTSLQSLPATREAPLMEEPLKALFGVTEESLLISLVEGHSNPTSSSSSELSCAIVGEVVHQLNSGLSVAIQASSGSCPPMDSQDIAAGKEVIGVASVQILAELQSKTSEPEWVGFIEPLMDPVTDDVLDAIVGTMDKMAPDFNILLDLAKKMTILGSTFLTNLQCDLDVECPSGKEGTTHFLKETGSSTSVVARKLQTLSSPDFQSKALKAVSTILTRKVSSSSGMAPSSRPSSAAPSLTEAPLNTSSTALTSVTSTATVIVKAFVGGMETIASFEGTCEAVDWPVPVNDHKTGSSQKITFSPARTLYGLIRAKLRDLLTLSAREEGVAKDASLQEYSDTLEKATVSTVEVQLPSTKLSRVPSESQPIPALCLSNLDTSTQEVLSSVFSIYKSELSKVESKSLDVVSSSDDSLEACWFVDGVLSELDDYTISQSPSPNEDLSVSTQCSQLSSEECQNHTVLY; via the exons GAGGAGGACAGCAGCATTGGTGCAG AGTCTTCTCAGACACCCGGGTGTGGTTTCTGGGAAAGGGGATCTATCATTGAGCAGCTGGAGAAGGAGGCTCAGAGGACTCTAATGCCTTCTCTCAAGATTGGGACATGCTGTGCCccaatcctcctctctttcctgagGAGTCTAACTGATGA CCAATGGAGAGTGATTCAGCATGGCATGAAAAATAAC CTGACATTCGAGCAGCTCTCCATGCTGTGTCTGAAGATTGTTAAGGTCGTGACCCAGACAGCCCTCCGCATTCTCCTACCAGCGCTAGCTCGTATCATGGGGGTGAACCTGAGGAGTGGGGCAACCTCCCCAGAATCCCAGTGCTCTCTGACAGGGTCTGAGGATTCCTTAGGCAgtctggatgagagagagaaaaggctgCTGATCAGTGAGATGAACTACTGGactaaggagaggaggaggaatggcagTGCAGGGTGCCGCCAAAAATCCACTCGCAGAACCTCATCATCATGCTGGTCGCCTAAGAG GTCCCAGACCTCATTGCAGAGCTTGCCTGCAACTAGAGAGGCTCCCCTCATGGAGGAGCCTCTGAAGGCTCTTTTTGGGGTAACGGAAGAGAGCCTCCTGATATCCCTGGTTGAGGGTCACTCCAACCCcacctcctccagctcctccgAGTTGAGCTGTGCTATCGTGGGGGAGGTAGTACACCAGCTTAACTCTGGCCTCTCAGTGGCCATTCAGGCCAGCTCGGGGAGTTGCCCCCCTATGGACAGTCAGGACATAGCAGCAGGCAAGGAGGTCATTGGGGTAGCCTCGGTGCAGATCCTGGCCGAGCTACAGAGCAAAACGTCTGAGCCAGAGTGGGTAGGGTTTATCGAGCCCCTCATGGACCCTGTGACCGATGATGTGCTGGATGCCATTGTCGGCACAATGGACAAAATGGCACCGGACTTCAACATCCTCTTGGATCTGGCCAAGAAGATGACAATCTTGGGGTCTACATTTCTGACCAATCTTCAATGTGACCTTGATGTTGAGTGTCCATCTGGGAAAGAAGGAACCACTCACTTTCTCAAAGAGACTGGATCCTCTACCAGTGTGGTGGCCAGAAAGCTTCAGACCCTCTCTAGCCCCGACTTTCAGTCTAAAGCCCTCAAGGCGGTGAGCACCATCCTTACAAGGAAAGTCAGCAGCTCTTCTGGCATGGCTCCTTCCTCTAGGCCTTCTAGTGCTGCTCCTAGCCTTACTGAAGCACCCCTGAATACCAGCTCTACAGCCCTGACATCTGTAACCTCCACTGCCACAGTGATTGTTAAGGCATTTGTGGGAGGCATGGAGACGATAGCATCATTTGAAGGCACATGTGAAGCAGTTGATTGGCCAGTTCCTGTAAATGACCACAAAACAGGGTCTTCACAGAAGATAACCTTCTCTCCAGCCCGCACACTCTACGGCCTTATACGAGCAAAGCTGAGGGACCTTTTAACTCTATCCGCTCGAGAAGAAGGTGTGGCTAAGGACGCTTCTCTTCAGGAGTATTCAGACACCCTGGAAAAGGCAACTGTTTCAACTGTTGAGGTCCAGTTACCCAGCACCAAACTTAGTAGAGTTCCCAGTGAGAGCCAACCAataccagctctctgtctctccaatcTGGATACCAGTACTCAAGAAGTTCTTAGCAGTGTTTTTTCCATCTACAAGTCAGAGTTATCAAAAGTGGAGAGTAAATCCTTGGACGTTGTCAGTTCATCTGATGACTCCCTAGAGGCTTGTTGGTTTGTTGATGGTGTCCTATCAGAGCTTGATGACTATACTATTTCCCAGTCACCCTCACCCAATGAAGACTTGAGTGTGAGTACTCAATGTTCTCAACTGAGCTCAGAAGAGTGTCAGAATCACACAGTCCTCTACTAG
- the LOC139546938 gene encoding serine-rich adhesin for platelets-like isoform X3, whose amino-acid sequence MKEETETHETNKNRTGGKAKRKSSGRAKKTSVEEDSSIGAESSQTPGCGFWERGSIIEQLEKEAQRTLMPSLKIGTCCAPILLSFLRSLTDDQWRVIQHGMKNNLTFEQLSMLCLKIVKVVTQTALRILLPALARIMGVNLRSGATSPESQCSLTGSEDSLGSLDEREKRLLISEMNYWTKERRRNGSAGCRQKSTRRTSSSCWSPKRSQTSLQSLPATREAPLMEEPLKALFGVTEESLLISLVEGHSNPTSSSSSELSCAIVGEVVHQLNSGLSVAIQASSGSCPPMDSQDIAAGKEVIGVASVQILAELQSKTSEPEWVGFIEPLMDPVTDDVLDAIVGTMDKMAPDFNILLDLAKKMTILGSTFLTNLQCDLDVECPSGKEGTTHFLKETGSSTSVVARKLQTLSSPDFQSKALKAVSTILTRKVSSSSGMAPSSRPSSAAPSLTEAPLNTSSTALTSVTSTATVIVKAFVGGMETIASFEGTCEAVDWPVPVNDHKTGSSQKITFSPARTLYGLIRAKLRDLLTLSAREEGVAKDASLQEYSDTLEKATVSTVEVQLPSTKLSRVPSESQPIPALCLSNLDTSTQEVLSSVFSIYKSELSKVESKSLDVVSSSDDSLEACWFVDGVLSELDDYTISQSPSPNEDLSVSTQCSQLSSEECQNHTVLY is encoded by the exons GAGGAGGACAGCAGCATTGGTGCAG AGTCTTCTCAGACACCCGGGTGTGGTTTCTGGGAAAGGGGATCTATCATTGAGCAGCTGGAGAAGGAGGCTCAGAGGACTCTAATGCCTTCTCTCAAGATTGGGACATGCTGTGCCccaatcctcctctctttcctgagGAGTCTAACTGATGA CCAATGGAGAGTGATTCAGCATGGCATGAAAAATAAC CTGACATTCGAGCAGCTCTCCATGCTGTGTCTGAAGATTGTTAAGGTCGTGACCCAGACAGCCCTCCGCATTCTCCTACCAGCGCTAGCTCGTATCATGGGGGTGAACCTGAGGAGTGGGGCAACCTCCCCAGAATCCCAGTGCTCTCTGACAGGGTCTGAGGATTCCTTAGGCAgtctggatgagagagagaaaaggctgCTGATCAGTGAGATGAACTACTGGactaaggagaggaggaggaatggcagTGCAGGGTGCCGCCAAAAATCCACTCGCAGAACCTCATCATCATGCTGGTCGCCTAAGAG GTCCCAGACCTCATTGCAGAGCTTGCCTGCAACTAGAGAGGCTCCCCTCATGGAGGAGCCTCTGAAGGCTCTTTTTGGGGTAACGGAAGAGAGCCTCCTGATATCCCTGGTTGAGGGTCACTCCAACCCcacctcctccagctcctccgAGTTGAGCTGTGCTATCGTGGGGGAGGTAGTACACCAGCTTAACTCTGGCCTCTCAGTGGCCATTCAGGCCAGCTCGGGGAGTTGCCCCCCTATGGACAGTCAGGACATAGCAGCAGGCAAGGAGGTCATTGGGGTAGCCTCGGTGCAGATCCTGGCCGAGCTACAGAGCAAAACGTCTGAGCCAGAGTGGGTAGGGTTTATCGAGCCCCTCATGGACCCTGTGACCGATGATGTGCTGGATGCCATTGTCGGCACAATGGACAAAATGGCACCGGACTTCAACATCCTCTTGGATCTGGCCAAGAAGATGACAATCTTGGGGTCTACATTTCTGACCAATCTTCAATGTGACCTTGATGTTGAGTGTCCATCTGGGAAAGAAGGAACCACTCACTTTCTCAAAGAGACTGGATCCTCTACCAGTGTGGTGGCCAGAAAGCTTCAGACCCTCTCTAGCCCCGACTTTCAGTCTAAAGCCCTCAAGGCGGTGAGCACCATCCTTACAAGGAAAGTCAGCAGCTCTTCTGGCATGGCTCCTTCCTCTAGGCCTTCTAGTGCTGCTCCTAGCCTTACTGAAGCACCCCTGAATACCAGCTCTACAGCCCTGACATCTGTAACCTCCACTGCCACAGTGATTGTTAAGGCATTTGTGGGAGGCATGGAGACGATAGCATCATTTGAAGGCACATGTGAAGCAGTTGATTGGCCAGTTCCTGTAAATGACCACAAAACAGGGTCTTCACAGAAGATAACCTTCTCTCCAGCCCGCACACTCTACGGCCTTATACGAGCAAAGCTGAGGGACCTTTTAACTCTATCCGCTCGAGAAGAAGGTGTGGCTAAGGACGCTTCTCTTCAGGAGTATTCAGACACCCTGGAAAAGGCAACTGTTTCAACTGTTGAGGTCCAGTTACCCAGCACCAAACTTAGTAGAGTTCCCAGTGAGAGCCAACCAataccagctctctgtctctccaatcTGGATACCAGTACTCAAGAAGTTCTTAGCAGTGTTTTTTCCATCTACAAGTCAGAGTTATCAAAAGTGGAGAGTAAATCCTTGGACGTTGTCAGTTCATCTGATGACTCCCTAGAGGCTTGTTGGTTTGTTGATGGTGTCCTATCAGAGCTTGATGACTATACTATTTCCCAGTCACCCTCACCCAATGAAGACTTGAGTGTGAGTACTCAATGTTCTCAACTGAGCTCAGAAGAGTGTCAGAATCACACAGTCCTCTACTAG
- the LOC139546938 gene encoding serine-rich adhesin for platelets-like isoform X2: MRPTRTGQEARLNVSPVAVPRRLPWRRTAALVQVRDYFMLGAESSQTPGCGFWERGSIIEQLEKEAQRTLMPSLKIGTCCAPILLSFLRSLTDDQWRVIQHGMKNNLTFEQLSMLCLKIVKVVTQTALRILLPALARIMGVNLRSGATSPESQCSLTGSEDSLGSLDEREKRLLISEMNYWTKERRRNGSAGCRQKSTRRTSSSCWSPKRSQTSLQSLPATREAPLMEEPLKALFGVTEESLLISLVEGHSNPTSSSSSELSCAIVGEVVHQLNSGLSVAIQASSGSCPPMDSQDIAAGKEVIGVASVQILAELQSKTSEPEWVGFIEPLMDPVTDDVLDAIVGTMDKMAPDFNILLDLAKKMTILGSTFLTNLQCDLDVECPSGKEGTTHFLKETGSSTSVVARKLQTLSSPDFQSKALKAVSTILTRKVSSSSGMAPSSRPSSAAPSLTEAPLNTSSTALTSVTSTATVIVKAFVGGMETIASFEGTCEAVDWPVPVNDHKTGSSQKITFSPARTLYGLIRAKLRDLLTLSAREEGVAKDASLQEYSDTLEKATVSTVEVQLPSTKLSRVPSESQPIPALCLSNLDTSTQEVLSSVFSIYKSELSKVESKSLDVVSSSDDSLEACWFVDGVLSELDDYTISQSPSPNEDLSVSTQCSQLSSEECQNHTVLY, from the exons GAGGAGGACAGCAGCATTGGTGCAGGTCCGAGATTACTTCATGTTGGGTGCAG AGTCTTCTCAGACACCCGGGTGTGGTTTCTGGGAAAGGGGATCTATCATTGAGCAGCTGGAGAAGGAGGCTCAGAGGACTCTAATGCCTTCTCTCAAGATTGGGACATGCTGTGCCccaatcctcctctctttcctgagGAGTCTAACTGATGA CCAATGGAGAGTGATTCAGCATGGCATGAAAAATAAC CTGACATTCGAGCAGCTCTCCATGCTGTGTCTGAAGATTGTTAAGGTCGTGACCCAGACAGCCCTCCGCATTCTCCTACCAGCGCTAGCTCGTATCATGGGGGTGAACCTGAGGAGTGGGGCAACCTCCCCAGAATCCCAGTGCTCTCTGACAGGGTCTGAGGATTCCTTAGGCAgtctggatgagagagagaaaaggctgCTGATCAGTGAGATGAACTACTGGactaaggagaggaggaggaatggcagTGCAGGGTGCCGCCAAAAATCCACTCGCAGAACCTCATCATCATGCTGGTCGCCTAAGAG GTCCCAGACCTCATTGCAGAGCTTGCCTGCAACTAGAGAGGCTCCCCTCATGGAGGAGCCTCTGAAGGCTCTTTTTGGGGTAACGGAAGAGAGCCTCCTGATATCCCTGGTTGAGGGTCACTCCAACCCcacctcctccagctcctccgAGTTGAGCTGTGCTATCGTGGGGGAGGTAGTACACCAGCTTAACTCTGGCCTCTCAGTGGCCATTCAGGCCAGCTCGGGGAGTTGCCCCCCTATGGACAGTCAGGACATAGCAGCAGGCAAGGAGGTCATTGGGGTAGCCTCGGTGCAGATCCTGGCCGAGCTACAGAGCAAAACGTCTGAGCCAGAGTGGGTAGGGTTTATCGAGCCCCTCATGGACCCTGTGACCGATGATGTGCTGGATGCCATTGTCGGCACAATGGACAAAATGGCACCGGACTTCAACATCCTCTTGGATCTGGCCAAGAAGATGACAATCTTGGGGTCTACATTTCTGACCAATCTTCAATGTGACCTTGATGTTGAGTGTCCATCTGGGAAAGAAGGAACCACTCACTTTCTCAAAGAGACTGGATCCTCTACCAGTGTGGTGGCCAGAAAGCTTCAGACCCTCTCTAGCCCCGACTTTCAGTCTAAAGCCCTCAAGGCGGTGAGCACCATCCTTACAAGGAAAGTCAGCAGCTCTTCTGGCATGGCTCCTTCCTCTAGGCCTTCTAGTGCTGCTCCTAGCCTTACTGAAGCACCCCTGAATACCAGCTCTACAGCCCTGACATCTGTAACCTCCACTGCCACAGTGATTGTTAAGGCATTTGTGGGAGGCATGGAGACGATAGCATCATTTGAAGGCACATGTGAAGCAGTTGATTGGCCAGTTCCTGTAAATGACCACAAAACAGGGTCTTCACAGAAGATAACCTTCTCTCCAGCCCGCACACTCTACGGCCTTATACGAGCAAAGCTGAGGGACCTTTTAACTCTATCCGCTCGAGAAGAAGGTGTGGCTAAGGACGCTTCTCTTCAGGAGTATTCAGACACCCTGGAAAAGGCAACTGTTTCAACTGTTGAGGTCCAGTTACCCAGCACCAAACTTAGTAGAGTTCCCAGTGAGAGCCAACCAataccagctctctgtctctccaatcTGGATACCAGTACTCAAGAAGTTCTTAGCAGTGTTTTTTCCATCTACAAGTCAGAGTTATCAAAAGTGGAGAGTAAATCCTTGGACGTTGTCAGTTCATCTGATGACTCCCTAGAGGCTTGTTGGTTTGTTGATGGTGTCCTATCAGAGCTTGATGACTATACTATTTCCCAGTCACCCTCACCCAATGAAGACTTGAGTGTGAGTACTCAATGTTCTCAACTGAGCTCAGAAGAGTGTCAGAATCACACAGTCCTCTACTAG
- the LOC139546938 gene encoding serine-rich adhesin for platelets-like isoform X4: MPSLKIGTCCAPILLSFLRSLTDDQWRVIQHGMKNNLTFEQLSMLCLKIVKVVTQTALRILLPALARIMGVNLRSGATSPESQCSLTGSEDSLGSLDEREKRLLISEMNYWTKERRRNGSAGCRQKSTRRTSSSCWSPKRSQTSLQSLPATREAPLMEEPLKALFGVTEESLLISLVEGHSNPTSSSSSELSCAIVGEVVHQLNSGLSVAIQASSGSCPPMDSQDIAAGKEVIGVASVQILAELQSKTSEPEWVGFIEPLMDPVTDDVLDAIVGTMDKMAPDFNILLDLAKKMTILGSTFLTNLQCDLDVECPSGKEGTTHFLKETGSSTSVVARKLQTLSSPDFQSKALKAVSTILTRKVSSSSGMAPSSRPSSAAPSLTEAPLNTSSTALTSVTSTATVIVKAFVGGMETIASFEGTCEAVDWPVPVNDHKTGSSQKITFSPARTLYGLIRAKLRDLLTLSAREEGVAKDASLQEYSDTLEKATVSTVEVQLPSTKLSRVPSESQPIPALCLSNLDTSTQEVLSSVFSIYKSELSKVESKSLDVVSSSDDSLEACWFVDGVLSELDDYTISQSPSPNEDLSVSTQCSQLSSEECQNHTVLY; the protein is encoded by the exons ATGCCTTCTCTCAAGATTGGGACATGCTGTGCCccaatcctcctctctttcctgagGAGTCTAACTGATGA CCAATGGAGAGTGATTCAGCATGGCATGAAAAATAAC CTGACATTCGAGCAGCTCTCCATGCTGTGTCTGAAGATTGTTAAGGTCGTGACCCAGACAGCCCTCCGCATTCTCCTACCAGCGCTAGCTCGTATCATGGGGGTGAACCTGAGGAGTGGGGCAACCTCCCCAGAATCCCAGTGCTCTCTGACAGGGTCTGAGGATTCCTTAGGCAgtctggatgagagagagaaaaggctgCTGATCAGTGAGATGAACTACTGGactaaggagaggaggaggaatggcagTGCAGGGTGCCGCCAAAAATCCACTCGCAGAACCTCATCATCATGCTGGTCGCCTAAGAG GTCCCAGACCTCATTGCAGAGCTTGCCTGCAACTAGAGAGGCTCCCCTCATGGAGGAGCCTCTGAAGGCTCTTTTTGGGGTAACGGAAGAGAGCCTCCTGATATCCCTGGTTGAGGGTCACTCCAACCCcacctcctccagctcctccgAGTTGAGCTGTGCTATCGTGGGGGAGGTAGTACACCAGCTTAACTCTGGCCTCTCAGTGGCCATTCAGGCCAGCTCGGGGAGTTGCCCCCCTATGGACAGTCAGGACATAGCAGCAGGCAAGGAGGTCATTGGGGTAGCCTCGGTGCAGATCCTGGCCGAGCTACAGAGCAAAACGTCTGAGCCAGAGTGGGTAGGGTTTATCGAGCCCCTCATGGACCCTGTGACCGATGATGTGCTGGATGCCATTGTCGGCACAATGGACAAAATGGCACCGGACTTCAACATCCTCTTGGATCTGGCCAAGAAGATGACAATCTTGGGGTCTACATTTCTGACCAATCTTCAATGTGACCTTGATGTTGAGTGTCCATCTGGGAAAGAAGGAACCACTCACTTTCTCAAAGAGACTGGATCCTCTACCAGTGTGGTGGCCAGAAAGCTTCAGACCCTCTCTAGCCCCGACTTTCAGTCTAAAGCCCTCAAGGCGGTGAGCACCATCCTTACAAGGAAAGTCAGCAGCTCTTCTGGCATGGCTCCTTCCTCTAGGCCTTCTAGTGCTGCTCCTAGCCTTACTGAAGCACCCCTGAATACCAGCTCTACAGCCCTGACATCTGTAACCTCCACTGCCACAGTGATTGTTAAGGCATTTGTGGGAGGCATGGAGACGATAGCATCATTTGAAGGCACATGTGAAGCAGTTGATTGGCCAGTTCCTGTAAATGACCACAAAACAGGGTCTTCACAGAAGATAACCTTCTCTCCAGCCCGCACACTCTACGGCCTTATACGAGCAAAGCTGAGGGACCTTTTAACTCTATCCGCTCGAGAAGAAGGTGTGGCTAAGGACGCTTCTCTTCAGGAGTATTCAGACACCCTGGAAAAGGCAACTGTTTCAACTGTTGAGGTCCAGTTACCCAGCACCAAACTTAGTAGAGTTCCCAGTGAGAGCCAACCAataccagctctctgtctctccaatcTGGATACCAGTACTCAAGAAGTTCTTAGCAGTGTTTTTTCCATCTACAAGTCAGAGTTATCAAAAGTGGAGAGTAAATCCTTGGACGTTGTCAGTTCATCTGATGACTCCCTAGAGGCTTGTTGGTTTGTTGATGGTGTCCTATCAGAGCTTGATGACTATACTATTTCCCAGTCACCCTCACCCAATGAAGACTTGAGTGTGAGTACTCAATGTTCTCAACTGAGCTCAGAAGAGTGTCAGAATCACACAGTCCTCTACTAG
- the LOC139546938 gene encoding serine-rich adhesin for platelets-like isoform X5, translated as MKNNLTFEQLSMLCLKIVKVVTQTALRILLPALARIMGVNLRSGATSPESQCSLTGSEDSLGSLDEREKRLLISEMNYWTKERRRNGSAGCRQKSTRRTSSSCWSPKRSQTSLQSLPATREAPLMEEPLKALFGVTEESLLISLVEGHSNPTSSSSSELSCAIVGEVVHQLNSGLSVAIQASSGSCPPMDSQDIAAGKEVIGVASVQILAELQSKTSEPEWVGFIEPLMDPVTDDVLDAIVGTMDKMAPDFNILLDLAKKMTILGSTFLTNLQCDLDVECPSGKEGTTHFLKETGSSTSVVARKLQTLSSPDFQSKALKAVSTILTRKVSSSSGMAPSSRPSSAAPSLTEAPLNTSSTALTSVTSTATVIVKAFVGGMETIASFEGTCEAVDWPVPVNDHKTGSSQKITFSPARTLYGLIRAKLRDLLTLSAREEGVAKDASLQEYSDTLEKATVSTVEVQLPSTKLSRVPSESQPIPALCLSNLDTSTQEVLSSVFSIYKSELSKVESKSLDVVSSSDDSLEACWFVDGVLSELDDYTISQSPSPNEDLSVSTQCSQLSSEECQNHTVLY; from the exons ATGAAAAATAAC CTGACATTCGAGCAGCTCTCCATGCTGTGTCTGAAGATTGTTAAGGTCGTGACCCAGACAGCCCTCCGCATTCTCCTACCAGCGCTAGCTCGTATCATGGGGGTGAACCTGAGGAGTGGGGCAACCTCCCCAGAATCCCAGTGCTCTCTGACAGGGTCTGAGGATTCCTTAGGCAgtctggatgagagagagaaaaggctgCTGATCAGTGAGATGAACTACTGGactaaggagaggaggaggaatggcagTGCAGGGTGCCGCCAAAAATCCACTCGCAGAACCTCATCATCATGCTGGTCGCCTAAGAG GTCCCAGACCTCATTGCAGAGCTTGCCTGCAACTAGAGAGGCTCCCCTCATGGAGGAGCCTCTGAAGGCTCTTTTTGGGGTAACGGAAGAGAGCCTCCTGATATCCCTGGTTGAGGGTCACTCCAACCCcacctcctccagctcctccgAGTTGAGCTGTGCTATCGTGGGGGAGGTAGTACACCAGCTTAACTCTGGCCTCTCAGTGGCCATTCAGGCCAGCTCGGGGAGTTGCCCCCCTATGGACAGTCAGGACATAGCAGCAGGCAAGGAGGTCATTGGGGTAGCCTCGGTGCAGATCCTGGCCGAGCTACAGAGCAAAACGTCTGAGCCAGAGTGGGTAGGGTTTATCGAGCCCCTCATGGACCCTGTGACCGATGATGTGCTGGATGCCATTGTCGGCACAATGGACAAAATGGCACCGGACTTCAACATCCTCTTGGATCTGGCCAAGAAGATGACAATCTTGGGGTCTACATTTCTGACCAATCTTCAATGTGACCTTGATGTTGAGTGTCCATCTGGGAAAGAAGGAACCACTCACTTTCTCAAAGAGACTGGATCCTCTACCAGTGTGGTGGCCAGAAAGCTTCAGACCCTCTCTAGCCCCGACTTTCAGTCTAAAGCCCTCAAGGCGGTGAGCACCATCCTTACAAGGAAAGTCAGCAGCTCTTCTGGCATGGCTCCTTCCTCTAGGCCTTCTAGTGCTGCTCCTAGCCTTACTGAAGCACCCCTGAATACCAGCTCTACAGCCCTGACATCTGTAACCTCCACTGCCACAGTGATTGTTAAGGCATTTGTGGGAGGCATGGAGACGATAGCATCATTTGAAGGCACATGTGAAGCAGTTGATTGGCCAGTTCCTGTAAATGACCACAAAACAGGGTCTTCACAGAAGATAACCTTCTCTCCAGCCCGCACACTCTACGGCCTTATACGAGCAAAGCTGAGGGACCTTTTAACTCTATCCGCTCGAGAAGAAGGTGTGGCTAAGGACGCTTCTCTTCAGGAGTATTCAGACACCCTGGAAAAGGCAACTGTTTCAACTGTTGAGGTCCAGTTACCCAGCACCAAACTTAGTAGAGTTCCCAGTGAGAGCCAACCAataccagctctctgtctctccaatcTGGATACCAGTACTCAAGAAGTTCTTAGCAGTGTTTTTTCCATCTACAAGTCAGAGTTATCAAAAGTGGAGAGTAAATCCTTGGACGTTGTCAGTTCATCTGATGACTCCCTAGAGGCTTGTTGGTTTGTTGATGGTGTCCTATCAGAGCTTGATGACTATACTATTTCCCAGTCACCCTCACCCAATGAAGACTTGAGTGTGAGTACTCAATGTTCTCAACTGAGCTCAGAAGAGTGTCAGAATCACACAGTCCTCTACTAG